From one Mytilus trossulus isolate FHL-02 chromosome 10, PNRI_Mtr1.1.1.hap1, whole genome shotgun sequence genomic stretch:
- the LOC134688352 gene encoding organic cation transporter protein-like isoform X1, whose protein sequence is MHYDGVFSYIGQFGRYQKFVYLLICVPQIFSAIQTLLSVFILHIPKHRCHPESIISKPLGGPYQIPTIDDIKPNNVTVHLQCEILNMRQNSTEIEVKVLQNMIYRCSKWEYDRTYFEMTYAMENNLVCERKTDTTLVMVLFMAGFTAGSLFTGIMSDAFGRKKTLMTSIVLISIPNIILSFVSNFVVFGTLRFISGFAVGGLLGTGYVIGVELVGPEKRIWAGIIFEFFWAAGEMLLALAAYYIRNWKYLNLVVTIPSLIFLSYIWLLPESPRWLLVKGRAKEAEEILQKTAKYNKTSLPHNLFEKHYLESNQTVPIWTICRYPKLVLECLVIIYDWMMTSMVFYGLGMNAGNLAGSIYVNFFMQSFAEVIGFAGCIAFLHKVGRKPVFIVSIEISGIACLATFIPVVYLGPDYQWLTLVFATIGKIGASCAFAVLFLYSGEIFPTVIRNSALGIGTFFARAGGMAAPYIVNMVMHVEGDLGKTLPMVIFGVSSVIAGFLSFYLPETRYKDLPESIEDWLSYTKNTDISRKKQIETESLQKTPEIQELQELRTETSEKDPFI, encoded by the exons ATGCATTACGATGGTGTATTTAGTTATATTGGACAGTTCGGAAGATACCAGAAGtttgtatatttgttaatatgtgTACCACAGATCTTCAGTGCTATACAAACGTTGCTGTCTGTTTTTATACTCCATATACCTAAACACAG GTGCCATCCAGAAAGTATCATTTCAAAACCTTTGGGTGGTCCGTATCAGATACCAACCATAGATGACATAAAGCCTAACAATGTAACAGTTCATTTGCAATGTGAAATATTGAACATGCGTCAAAACTCCACGGAAATAGAAGTAAAGGTCTTACAGAATATGATATATCGTTGTTCGAAGTGGGAATATGATAGGACTTATTTTGAAATGACGTATGCCATGGAG AATAACTTGGTCTGTGAGAGGAAGACCGACACGACACTTGTAATGGTGTTATTTATGGCGGGATTTACTGCTGGTTCGCTGTTCACTGGAATCATGTCTGATGC ATTTGGACGTAAGAAGACCCTAATGACCTCTATAGTACTCATCTCCATACCAAACATTATCTTGTCCTTTGTTTCCAACTTTGTGGTATTTGGTACCTTACGGTTTATTTCTGGATTTGCCGTTGGTGGACTACTGGGAACTGGATATGTTATAG GTGTTGAATTGGTGGGCCCCGAGAAACGAATATGGGCAggaataatatttgaatttttctgGGCAGCTGGAGAAATGCTCCTTGCACTAGCAGCATATTATATACGAAATTGGAAATATCTTAACTTGGTAGTAACCATACCATCGCTTATTTTTCTCAGCTATATTTG GCTCTTGCCAGAATCACCGAGATGGTTATTGGTCAAAGGGAGAGCTAAAGAGGCAGAAGAGATATTACAGAAGACTGCTAAATACAACAAAACAAGTCTTCCACACAACCTGTTTGAGAAACATTATCTAGAATCAAATCAAACAGTACCTATATGGACAATATGTAGATATCCTAAGCTGGTGCTGGAATGTCTTGTCATTATCTATGATTG GATGATGACAAGCATGGTTTTCTATGGACTTGGAATGAATGCGGGAAATCTTGCTGGAAGCATTTATGTGAACTTTTTCATGCAGAGTTTTGCTGAGGTTATTGGATTTGCGGGCTGTATAGCATTCCTTCATAAAGTAGGAAGAAAACCTGTGTTCATTGTATCAATTGAGATCAGTGGTATAGCGTGTTTGGCAACCTTCATTCCTGTGGTATATCTAGGGCCAG attatcAATGGTTGACATTAGTTTTTGCAACGATTGGGAAGATTGGTGCTTCCTGTGCAtttgctgttttatttttatattctggTGAGATATTCCCAACAGTGATACGAAACAGTGCTTTAGGAATAGGGACATTCTTTGCCAGGGCTGGTGGAATGGCAGCACCATATATAGTGAATATG GTTATGCATGTAGAAGGAGATTTAGGTAAAACATTGCCGATGGTTATATTTGGTGTATCGTCAGTTATAGCAGGGTTCCTGTCGTTTTATCTGCCTGAAACCAGATATAAAGATTTACCAGAATCTATAGAAGATTGGTTAAGTTACACAAA gAATACAGATATTAGTAGGAAGAAACAGATCGAAACAGAATCATTGCAGAAAACACCAGAAATACAAGAACTACAAGAACTACGAACAGAAACATCAGAAAAAGACCCGTTTATAtga
- the LOC134688352 gene encoding organic cation transporter protein-like isoform X2 yields MRQNSTEIEVKVLQNMIYRCSKWEYDRTYFEMTYAMENNLVCERKTDTTLVMVLFMAGFTAGSLFTGIMSDAFGRKKTLMTSIVLISIPNIILSFVSNFVVFGTLRFISGFAVGGLLGTGYVIGVELVGPEKRIWAGIIFEFFWAAGEMLLALAAYYIRNWKYLNLVVTIPSLIFLSYIWLLPESPRWLLVKGRAKEAEEILQKTAKYNKTSLPHNLFEKHYLESNQTVPIWTICRYPKLVLECLVIIYDWMMTSMVFYGLGMNAGNLAGSIYVNFFMQSFAEVIGFAGCIAFLHKVGRKPVFIVSIEISGIACLATFIPVVYLGPDYQWLTLVFATIGKIGASCAFAVLFLYSGEIFPTVIRNSALGIGTFFARAGGMAAPYIVNMVMHVEGDLGKTLPMVIFGVSSVIAGFLSFYLPETRYKDLPESIEDWLSYTKNTDISRKKQIETESLQKTPEIQELQELRTETSEKDPFI; encoded by the exons ATGCGTCAAAACTCCACGGAAATAGAAGTAAAGGTCTTACAGAATATGATATATCGTTGTTCGAAGTGGGAATATGATAGGACTTATTTTGAAATGACGTATGCCATGGAG AATAACTTGGTCTGTGAGAGGAAGACCGACACGACACTTGTAATGGTGTTATTTATGGCGGGATTTACTGCTGGTTCGCTGTTCACTGGAATCATGTCTGATGC ATTTGGACGTAAGAAGACCCTAATGACCTCTATAGTACTCATCTCCATACCAAACATTATCTTGTCCTTTGTTTCCAACTTTGTGGTATTTGGTACCTTACGGTTTATTTCTGGATTTGCCGTTGGTGGACTACTGGGAACTGGATATGTTATAG GTGTTGAATTGGTGGGCCCCGAGAAACGAATATGGGCAggaataatatttgaatttttctgGGCAGCTGGAGAAATGCTCCTTGCACTAGCAGCATATTATATACGAAATTGGAAATATCTTAACTTGGTAGTAACCATACCATCGCTTATTTTTCTCAGCTATATTTG GCTCTTGCCAGAATCACCGAGATGGTTATTGGTCAAAGGGAGAGCTAAAGAGGCAGAAGAGATATTACAGAAGACTGCTAAATACAACAAAACAAGTCTTCCACACAACCTGTTTGAGAAACATTATCTAGAATCAAATCAAACAGTACCTATATGGACAATATGTAGATATCCTAAGCTGGTGCTGGAATGTCTTGTCATTATCTATGATTG GATGATGACAAGCATGGTTTTCTATGGACTTGGAATGAATGCGGGAAATCTTGCTGGAAGCATTTATGTGAACTTTTTCATGCAGAGTTTTGCTGAGGTTATTGGATTTGCGGGCTGTATAGCATTCCTTCATAAAGTAGGAAGAAAACCTGTGTTCATTGTATCAATTGAGATCAGTGGTATAGCGTGTTTGGCAACCTTCATTCCTGTGGTATATCTAGGGCCAG attatcAATGGTTGACATTAGTTTTTGCAACGATTGGGAAGATTGGTGCTTCCTGTGCAtttgctgttttatttttatattctggTGAGATATTCCCAACAGTGATACGAAACAGTGCTTTAGGAATAGGGACATTCTTTGCCAGGGCTGGTGGAATGGCAGCACCATATATAGTGAATATG GTTATGCATGTAGAAGGAGATTTAGGTAAAACATTGCCGATGGTTATATTTGGTGTATCGTCAGTTATAGCAGGGTTCCTGTCGTTTTATCTGCCTGAAACCAGATATAAAGATTTACCAGAATCTATAGAAGATTGGTTAAGTTACACAAA gAATACAGATATTAGTAGGAAGAAACAGATCGAAACAGAATCATTGCAGAAAACACCAGAAATACAAGAACTACAAGAACTACGAACAGAAACATCAGAAAAAGACCCGTTTATAtga